The Musa acuminata AAA Group cultivar baxijiao chromosome BXJ1-3, Cavendish_Baxijiao_AAA, whole genome shotgun sequence genome window below encodes:
- the LOC135622705 gene encoding plant intracellular Ras-group-related LRR protein 1-like, with translation MRMEAKTSERAESESDGVKKEQELDLSGMSLDSLPNPSINLGIITKLDLSNNNLQSIPESLTARLLNLVVLDVHSNQLRALPNSIGCLSKLKALNVSGNLMESLPKTIEDCRALQELIANFNQLTKLPDTMGFELTNLQMLAVNTNKLAFLPYSTSHMTSLRVLDARLNCLRALPDGLENLIRLQVLNVGQNFQYLQSLPYAIGLLVSLVELDISYNSITVLPNSMGCLTKLRKFQVEGNPLVCPPTDVVEQGIDVTREYLSARMNGSETGPSSSKHSWIKNLVKCGTFSGRMMSSNISVRDEKDGLLMSDYRSIDGLASPRYVGIFSPRRLFSPRRASPRK, from the exons atgaGGATGGAAGCGAAGACGAGCGAGAGAGCGGAGTCCGAGTCGGATGGTGTCAAGAAGGAACAGGAGTTGGACTTGAGTGGGATGTCGTTGGACTCGCTGCCGAATCCTTCCATCAATCTCGGCATCATCACCAAGCTTGATCTCTCAAATAATAACCTTCAG AGCATTCCGGAGTCGCTGACGGCGAGGCTGCTGAACTTGGTGGTGCTGGATGTGCACTCCAACCAGCTGAGGGCGCTGCCCAACTCCATAGGCTGCCTCTCCAAGCTGAAGGCCTTGAACGTCTCCGGCAACCTTATGGAGTCCCTTCCGAAGACCATCGAGGACTGCCG GGCTTTGCAGGAGCTGATTGCCAACTTCAACCAGCTCACCAAGCTCCCAGACACCATGGGTTTCGAGCTCACCAACCTCCAAATGCTGGCCGTCAACACCAACAAGCTCGCCTTCCTCCCCTACTCCACCTCGCACATGACTTCCCTCCGAGTCCTGGACGCCCGCCTCAACTGCCTGCGCGCCCTTCCCGACGGCCTCGAGAACCTCATCCGGCTTCAAGTCCTCAACGTCGGCCAGAACTTCCAGTACTTGCAGTCTCTTCCCTACGCCATCGGGCTCCTCGTCTCCCTAGTCGAGCTCGATATCAGCTACAACAGCATCACCGTCCTCCCCAACTCCATGGGGTGCCTGACCAAGCTTCGGAAGTTCCAAGTCGAAGGCAACCCCCTGGTGTGCCCGCCCACGGACGTGGTCGAGCAAGGCATCGACGTCACGCGGGAGTACCTCAGCGCGAGGATGAACGGGAGCGAGACGGGTCCCTCGTCGAGTAAGCACTCGTGGATCAAGAATCTGGTCAAGTGCGGCACCTTCAGCGGCCGCATGATGTCGAGCAACATCAGCGTCAGGGATGAGAAGGACGGGCTTTTGATGTCAGACTATCGTTCCATCGATGGGCTTGCTTCGCCGAGGTACGTTGGCATCTTCTCGCCTCGACGACTGTTCTCGCCCCGAAGGGCTTCGCCGCGGAAGTAG